From bacterium, a single genomic window includes:
- a CDS encoding heparan-alpha-glucosaminide N-acetyltransferase domain-containing protein, with the protein MNNKDASKFRLIHIDWARGLAVILMIQTHAIDAWLAPQYRLYAFFGKSQLLGGFPAPAFLFLAGLAMALGYGKVDNSDMTLLPKLWLSVKRGLQVLGLAVLFRLQEFVQWTEWRQWHKMFKVDILNTIGVSLMALGLLFWAVRSNRWRLVLLLAGASALAAFTPLVQNSTTVKSLPWLLGEYLGRRFDYGYFPIFPWLAFAFGGAAVGLLTAEYKQDRNKSIFLNLGLAVLAWVLIIGGNLWAKHVPHGAGWSFWRNSPEYAVIRIGIQILVLSGSFMLCLLFKPRSFSLMRLLGRHSLLVYWVHITLVYGRPLYFLKLELDPRQSLLGVALLTAAMLGLAWLAENWKGLYERTSRVPRSSAI; encoded by the coding sequence ATGAATAATAAAGACGCCTCAAAATTCAGGCTCATTCACATCGATTGGGCCAGGGGACTGGCCGTGATCCTGATGATCCAGACCCATGCCATAGACGCCTGGCTGGCGCCCCAGTACCGTTTGTACGCCTTTTTCGGCAAGTCCCAGCTGCTGGGAGGATTCCCCGCCCCGGCCTTCCTTTTCCTGGCCGGGCTGGCCATGGCCCTGGGCTACGGCAAAGTGGACAATTCGGATATGACGCTACTGCCCAAACTCTGGCTCTCGGTCAAACGCGGCCTGCAGGTGCTGGGGCTGGCAGTTTTGTTCCGCCTGCAGGAGTTCGTCCAGTGGACGGAGTGGCGTCAGTGGCATAAGATGTTTAAAGTGGACATCCTCAATACCATCGGGGTCTCCCTGATGGCGCTGGGCCTGTTGTTCTGGGCGGTCCGTTCAAACCGCTGGCGCCTGGTTCTTCTTTTGGCGGGGGCCTCCGCCCTGGCCGCCTTCACGCCATTGGTTCAGAATTCCACCACGGTCAAGTCCCTGCCCTGGCTGTTGGGCGAATACCTGGGCCGGCGTTTCGATTACGGATATTTCCCGATATTCCCCTGGCTGGCCTTCGCCTTCGGCGGAGCCGCAGTGGGCCTGCTGACCGCGGAATACAAACAGGACCGGAACAAAAGCATCTTCCTGAACCTGGGGCTGGCCGTCCTGGCCTGGGTCTTGATCATCGGGGGCAACCTTTGGGCCAAGCACGTCCCCCACGGGGCCGGATGGAGTTTCTGGCGCAACAGCCCGGAATATGCCGTCATCCGGATCGGGATCCAGATCCTGGTCCTGTCGGGCAGCTTCATGCTCTGCCTGCTCTTTAAGCCCCGGAGTTTTTCGCTGATGCGCCTGCTGGGGCGGCACTCCCTGCTGGTCTACTGGGTGCACATCACTTTGGTCTACGGCCGGCCGCTGTATTTCCTGAAACTCGAACTTGATCCCCGGCAGTCGCTGCTGGGTGTGGCTCTGTTGACCGCGGCCATGCTGGGCCTGGCCTGGCTGGCGGAGAACTGGAAAGGACTTTATGAAAGGACGAGCAGAGTTCCAAGATCAAGTGCAATATGA